CAGCTCCTCAAGCACTGTGTGGGAGACCCGCCTCCTTTTCACCCCGGTCTGGGCCATAATGCCATCCATACCATGGATAACTAGGAGCGGTATAGCCTCAAGCAAACTTTTCAGTCTATTCTTGGATGCTAAAGGATTCAGGGGAATACCAAGACTAGATCTTTGGTTATCTCATTCCCACTCTTGTGCATgtggagggtgggggggtgttggttgtttgcttttttacaGTTGTGcatctctttttgcttttctgttcccCAAAAGAccacttcttttctcttcccattCAGATTCAGAAGAAAtagacagaaaaagagcaagagTTAAGAACAGCGAAGGGGGGGATGTACCACAGAAATACTTCGTTGTCACAAACAATCAGCTTTTACGAGTTAAATACTTGCTAGTATATTCCCAGAAACGGCATAGGAGGTAAGAGTTCAGCTGTCTAGAGTGATAGGCATGCTCTGAAAGCCAGATACAcccatttcatttttgaaaaacaacagaaaacaagcaagaaagATATGATGCACTGCCAGAATTTGTTTTTAGTCTGTTGCCTGTGAAATAAGGCTTACACCATCATGTTGTCTCTGTCTCACTCTTTGACACCCCCAGGCTCAGCTAAATTTGCCTTTTCACCAGACCTGTGAACACTCGCTATCTTTGAGAGCTCTAATCATCTGTTTTTGGCAGGAAGGAAAGAGTGAAACATGGATGAGTGCAGCTCTTAGAACTATGGCAGTTTTAACTCTGCCTTTACCTATCCTAAGTGGCAGGATTCACCCAGCTAACCAACATGTGCGTACAGGCCAGGCAGTTACAGCTTCAAACCACAGAGAACGGTGTGAACATGGGGAGAAAGGACAGGATTGTGCATGGAGAGTTGGGGAAAAGCTATGGGGAATCAGGCTTTGTTAGTTACAGGGATTGTGGAACAACTTCCTGGTTTTATTGCATTAGCTTAAGCATTGAAAATCACAAAACCTAAGATACTCTTTGCCAAGGTATTCGTGCATCTCTGACAGATTTCATGtacttttcccttttcaggACTTCTAGTCAATCTTCCTGGTTTTACACCCACCGTTTTGCCGTCACGATGATGCTGTACCTACTGCTGCTAATAGTGATTGGGGCCAGCAACTCGCCAACCTTCGTCTACTACTGGCACAGAATGTTTGACTCTGAGAGATGAATTGCCTGAGATGATAAACTGTTATTTTCACCACGTGCCTTAATAATAGCCAATCTGCAATGCACTGCATCTGTTCCAGATCTCTGGAATTAGAGGTGCCTGGAGCTTACCAGAATATATTATCCTCATGGCatctttccatttatttttatttctgtgttccGGTGATTCATGAAGATGCCCAGTACAGCTGAAAAGGATCGCAATGGTGCAGCTTAGCATGAATCAACTGTTAAGGGTCCATgggaaaaagttatttaaaactAATGAAAACTCTGTGGAAACACTCAGGTGTAACTATTTTCTGTCAAACTGAGGTGGTAATATTTGCACAAGTTTGGAAAAGGAGGATTTTTCTGTATGTCAGGCAAAGCGACCTGTAGGGAGACTTAACCAGTTggttttcagaaactgaaattagTGACGTTTAGTGTGTATCAATGCAGATGGGATCACTTTTAAAACTAACTGGCTTTGGCCAGGAATTTTTATATTTGAGCATAATGATTGTAAGAAAACGACAAGAAataaagcaaccaaaatggaaGAAGTTAATGGTTTCTAGTATggtttccccccccacccccctccaaaACATCAACAAGGTTAGTGCTCTCAGCCATGATCTATCTCCTCCTTGGTTAGCGTGCAGATCAAACTCAGGCCCTTCAGCACCGACACTGAATAAGGATTATTCCTGTCAAACTGCCTTCCACTTGTATTTTCTGCACCAAGAAGAAGGAGGGTGAAGGGTTCCACTTATGCTGCCACCTGGCAGGCTTTTTGGGGTTGGGGCTGCCTGGGTTTGGGGATCTGGTTCATCGTTTTTGCCTGTGTTCAATTGTTTTCAGCCTCCCTTTACAAACAAATGGGCTCGCTACCAGTAACGTGCCAACTATTTCCTGAAACGCTTGTAAGAAGTGGAGTAAAATGGCAGCAGAACTGGTAGGGTTGTCATTTATGTCTGTGAACATTTGTAGTACCGTTAACGTCAGGTAGGCTTCGCTTAGGCCTCCACGCGACAACTTGTGCACGATACTGTGTGTTTGTAAGACAGACTGTCCGCACCAAGCTCTCACAAAGAGGTTGAATTTTCTATGCTCAGAATTAAGGCGGTTACACCTTAATTAGGTTACGCCTTAATTAGGTTGGCCTAATGCTGGTGTGTAGAACCTCAGTATCTCTCTGATTCATCTTTTCTAATCTTGAAGAAGGGcattttggggggttgtttgaACACACACATGTCCACGTGCACAATTTAGTCGTGCAACATAAACGGGGCAACGCTCTCCCCCTCCCAACCGAGTCCTTTGCATTAGCTGTTGTTACAAAGCAAactacaactgcctgaaactgaaaaaggagCAAAGGACTGTCCTCTGATTAGTGACTGGGCGTGGGGTAAACCTGATGAAGAGCGCCGGGGGTTCTAGGTAAAGAAAAGCTGGATATGTGCCACAGTTCAAGCTTGCAGTCTAGCTTTTAGTAGTAGACTTGATAAACGTGGGTTTTCATTGCACAGTGAACCCtaaccacaaaaataaaaatctcatcACATATTTCCAGCAAATGACTCTATGATTACTGCTGGATTcgttaaatatttcaaagaaaatctcttcttcctctgatgTTGTTCTGGTACCTAATTGCCAGAAATAATGACTTGGTAATCAGGTTTTCTAACTCAAGGCTGAGAACAAGTTCATTTACAGCAACCCCTCTTCTTGGTGGACGGAGCTAGAAGTGTTTGCTGCCAGAATGAATTTATTTATTCACCATATAGCTTGCAAAACAAGAATATTATAATCCAATTCCCCATTGCCTTTTACAGTCCATTAATAATGCTCACATTGCATTGCCTCAGCCCGAGAAACATACGTGCTAATTATAGTGTTGatttgcaattaaaatacacataaacTAACAATTTACAACAGATTCAACTACTTTATAGTAGTTTACTCCCTGATATTTCGATGCAGAAGCTTGAGGTTTGAGGCATGGATGGGGTTCCTGGGAGTATTTGCCCATTTCTGGTCCACCTCAGCATGTTATATATGATGTGCCATCTATGTGTCGGTTTGGGGTAAAACCAGCCAGAAAAGCGAGAGCTATTTCATGCTGTCTAAAGGGTAGTGTGGGGTTAAAAGGCTTGTACATCTGCAAAAGAAACATCTTTTGGAACAGATGGGCTATCGGGGGccctttggaggaggaggaggttagGCAGGAGCTGTGGGATGGATGGCTGTTTGCACTGCAGGGAAAGGCACAAAAAACAATtggctttttctgctttgaacaGTTTAAATAGACTCACAAGAAAaagggggctgcaggtgggtacTGAGTCCTGATGGACGTGTCTCGAGtgcccctcggggggctcgtAGCCCCATCCCTCATGCTCCCAGgcctgcagggatgctgggcacAGCCTCCTCGGTGCTTCAGCTCCACATCTGCTGAGCGGGGTAATGCTGTCCTCAAAGgcaataggaaaataaatacatttaaggTGCTCAGATTCTACCTTAGCAGGCCAGCAAAATACTTAATATCCTACTCCCACGCTTGTTTTATGTGCTTCCTGCTGATTTCAGCATGTGTTTCCCAACGTGGCGAGATGCAGTCAGCTGAATTCATGCGAGTATTGTGCTGAGTAACTAACAATATTATGAATTAACCCAAGGTTTGCATTAACCTCTTAAGCCGCTTGCGTGGCTCTTTGAACATGCACAGTACTATAAAAATGCTAACGGGGAATGAATCACAATTTCCTCCCAAATAAGGGACTGCTGTGTCTGAAGCGGGCAGCCCAGGGTCAGGTTGAGGAGTTGTAAAATTAAAGCTACCTGTGCTTATTAATGTGTTCGTTACATTACTGCGGTGAATATTAAGGAGCCATTACAGAGTTAGACAAATCCAACCCTGCTGTGACTGCAAGAAGCGTGGCAGCTGGTGTTTCCCGGGGGGAATAGGCAGATTTTGGGGAAGTGGGAGCGTTTTCCTCCCGTAAGGGGAAATagataataaatatatacatggAGAGACCTCAGGAACCAGCTGAGGAGGAGGGCAGCTGCTGTTGGAGACCAAGGCTTGAAGCAATGTAGGGAGAGAGGGAACCATGGCAGAAAGCAGGATCACCCCTGCGGCGGGGAGGAGCGAGGTGCCGGCTTTTGTATTCCTCATGAGCGACCCAAAAATCTTTTGCGCTCTAAAGTACGCATAGATTTAAGAAATGCGGAACCAGAAAcgtggagacattcaaaccagGCCTGGGCTTTGGTCTGCCTCTGGCGGCACCCAGACCGAGGTCGATCCCCAGTGATCCGGAAGCTTCCCCGGGGAGGTGCCACCCGCCTGCTCGCTCCCTCTCCCCATGTGCGTTGGGCACACGGCTTGCCAGCACGCTCTTCTAGTGACATTTTCCTTCTAGCATGAAAGCTGTCACTTTGGGCACTTTGCCCACGCTCTGGGCTTCCCAAAATGTCAGTCGTGAGCGCCAGCAATGGGAGGGAAGGTACCCAGTGCCTGCACGCATCCCAAGGGATGCGCTGTGCTTCCCCCAAGCACCAAGGTGTGTATCCTTGCCAGCACCCTGATTTTCCTACTCTTCACCTAAAGCCAAACCTGCTTCTGCCCTCTCACCGTGCCCATGGGGCGTGAAGGTGGTAGGTCCCTCCCACAAGGGAAGAAGTGCTTCTTACTCCTCAGAGAAGGCCTCCGAGCCCTTCTGCCGCTGTACAAGAAGGGACAAGGGGCCTAAAGCTTGTGAGCAATGCCGGACCTGTTCTCTCCCACTCAGCAGGAAGCGGGTGGAGAGTGTTCTTAGGAGATTAAAGACACTTTCCTGCTTATTTGAGGCCTGCCAGAAACACACGAGGTCTGCCTCCCATTAGCCATCATCAGTAATACAAACAGGGAGACCAAATGAGCGTCTGATGAATAAATTAGCTTCCCCTACCACAAGCCATTCCCATCACCGTACAAGAAACTCTTACTTGCAGTGGTCGAGCCaagccagcctggcagcagcgAGCCCCGCTCCGGTTAGCATTGTGTCATTAGCCTTGAGCCCAGGAAAGCCAAACGGCGATTACGCATCTCATTGGAGTTTGGATGCTTCCTAAAGGGCTCACGTTAATCCGCACCAGCCAGCCTGGGCTCCTGCCACTctaactgaattttttttctctgtgggcAGCACGTTTAACATAAATGACAGCGTGGGGAAAGGCAAGTGCTCGACACCTGTCCGCAGCTTGGCATCACCCTGAGCAACGTGACTTCCCATATCCTCACTGCCTAGCCTCAGGAACCTGCAGACACCGCTTGCCACCTCTCTAATTTTAATAGTTAGCTGGCACTGGGAGACCTGTCCAGATCCTTTCTGACCAACAGGTCTCCATCCCTTCTTGGAGACAGGGTTAAGCAGACTCCCTTGGTGCTCAAAGAAGATTTGCTTTCTTAGGGGGAGACGTCTCCCAGCTTCCCTACACACACAGCCACAGCAAGTTAagaactgcttttaaaacaaagctctCTCATCCTGGTAAAGCCCAGATGCTCAATCAAAGCTGCAGTAGCCACAGAAATGCCCAGGGAGCTGCCTAAAGattacacaaaacaaaacaaaaacaacctaCCTGACTCAAAGCTAAAtttctcttcaaaaaaaaacctgcatttaaCAACAATCAGCAcataataaacaaataaataatctaCTATTTCTAATTGCATGAAAGGGAGCAACACAGTTGAATAAAGCCACCTCTTCAACCAACACCCAGAGAAAATGCCTCTACCTTCACAATCAACACtggtaaaaaagcaaaaaaaaatccattttactCACCACAGCTCATCTGatcccctccagcagcctccCTTGCCCTCACAGTGCAGCCAAAGCCCatcagcacccatgggtgccaggTGGGTGCTGAAAGGCCCCTTCACCCACAGGTGCTTCCCATCACCTTCCTCATTGGGACACCCCAGGCATCACCTGTGGGGTGGCTGCACCCACCCTGCTTGGGGCAGAGATGAGGTGCTGGTGTTGGGTCAAGCCATTAAGGTAAAGAAAACATGGATAAAtgagagaggggaaaacaggagaaaatgtgGGGTTTGCTCCTATGAGCCCATGCCAGCTGCTGGGGACAGCCCAGCGTGTGGTCTGAGACCTGCCAGCTCATGCCCAGGGCCAGAGACAGTCAAGAGGGGCTGGGCAGTGTTGGGTCTGGTTCTTACTCTCCAGTTGCCCCAGATACTTTCTCTCCTGGTCAGCCCTGTGTCCCAAAGAGCTGCTATGTAGGGATGTGTTTGTACTGTTCCCTGCATGCCAGagcaaggcagcagggactgttTTACATTCCGGCTGTCTccaaaagggagaagaaaccccatcccatcccatcccactgCAGTTCTTTGTATCCCTCTTGCCCAGACCCATCCGTCCCTGCAgcaccttctccctccccagcatgGAGGCAGCCCAGGGGGCACTAATGTCCTTGCAGTAGTCACTCCCCAAAGATTTACATCCTTCCCAGTGCTTCGCACATGTCCCTGGGAGAACCAGGTAGGCTCTGAGCCAGGGGAGCCAAAATTTCCAGAGGGTCTTTCCTACAGCAGGTGGAAAAAACGGTACAAGCCTGTGATTGCACCTTTGCCACCTCTCAGAGTGACACCACATAGCGCTGTGCATCTGTGCAGCTCCGCGCTTCAGTGTAGGTGCAAAGGGCACTTATAGATCGGCCACCCTGGGAGACGTGGCCCTGGACCATGGAGGAGGCAGCGTCTCTCCTCCCAGGGGTCAATGCTGCAAGTGTGGCAGATGCTTGATGCGTAGGGTACAAAAAGGATGGTTTTCTAGTTGTCAGGGGGCTGCCAGAATGTGGAATAATGACCATAAATATCCCCAAATGTTTTTTACCCTGAGTACAGGCAGGAGATACATTCCTAGTTTCTGGCAGAGACCCTCACCCACCAAAGCTGGGTGGCAAACCTCCTTATGACAGTCTCCAGAATGATCCTGTGGGACAAAGCAGCCCCCAAAGCTGTCTCTCCCATCTCCTTGTGGGTACATCTCTTCAGCAAACCGTGTTGACAGTTGTCCCATTGGAGCCCCCTGATGCCACCCCACCATTTATAGAAGCATCCTTGATGTTCTTCTCTGAGACTGAGATCGGTTTGTGTCTCTCGTGCCTGGTAATGGCTGTTTCGATGCCCCTGAGACACAGCCGCACGTCCTCCCGAAAGGAGGGGGTGTACAGTCCATAAATGACAGGATCGGTGCAGGTGTGCAGCAAGCCAAAGAGAAAGAAGCTGTGGTTGACATACTCTGGCATCTTCTGGATCATGGCTGGCTGGAACCAGTACCACAAGCCCAGGAGGTAGTATGGGGTCCAGCAGATGATGAAGGTGGCAACAATCACTATGGTCATCTTGAGAGTCTTCATGCGTGCCTTGGAGATGTGGTCGTTTTGACTTCTTATCAAACCTGCCAGGGACAGTCAAGAGGATAGAAAACCAGGAGAACATAACCATACATGATTGTGCTTCTGCCAGAGAGGGGCGACCATCTCATGGTCTGGTCCATGGCCCACAGGAAGCAGACGACAGGAAGGAGGGAGGTCAAGAAGTTTGTGTAGAACCCCTTAGTTGGGTTACCCTTCAAAGGGTGTTGGGACAGACCCAACGTTGCTCCAGGCTGGAGCAGATTAAGTCATAGACTCATGGTGGACACTAAAGGGCTGGGACCTGCTTACCTTTATTGATCTTTAGCTGCTTACTGATCTCCCAAATGATGCGGATGTAGCAAACGATCATTACGCTCAGGGGGGTGATGTAGAGGGTGGTGAAGGTGAACATGTTGTAGATGGTTTCCTCCCAGTGTGCTCGGAAGCTCCCATGAGTAACACACTGGGTGAAGTTCCCTCCTGGGACCGTGTGCaggtggaagaggaaaagctgaaatgGAGAACCAAATAATAACTCTGAGAGGTTTTGCACAGGGCACCATGTCCTGCAGGTGCTCGTGGCTGTGCATGGAGAGCACCTCCCTGCTGCCGTCAGACTGGGAGAGGCACTCTGGGCACCCAACTCATGGCTATCACCAGGATGGATGGGATCTGATGGCTGTGAAATCCCATTTTCTGGCCATACCAAATGTTATTTTGGCCAGGAACTGCTCAGGTTTGTCTTGGTCGGCTCCAGCATGTTTTGCAGTGGAACAGTGGTGCATTTTTAGGAGAAGATAACCATGTGCATGAGCAATAAAAAATAGTGGAGGCAATTTTTTCCCAGCCCTAACCATAACGCCTGATGGTGTTGCAATGAACAGGTGCTATAAGGAAGGTGCAAAGCAGCGCTGAGCACCCTATGCAGCAACCACACTGCTTCGCTCCGCAAAGCCAACCTGGTAGTGGTGGAGCCCATGGACTGGGATGGACTTGTTGGggctgctgggatggggaagCCCTTGTCCAAAACCACCCCAGCCTGGGCGAACCACAGAGGGAGGTGACCGAGCCATACCTGAGGCAAAGCCAGGAGCACGCTGCCAGCCCAGGCGGCGCGGAGCAGCAGTCCGTTGCGGCGGCGAGCACGGGAGAAGGGATGGAGGACAGCCGCGTGCCGGTCCAGGCTGATGACCACCAGCACCAGGGCAGCCGCGTACATGGCAAAGAGCTTGAGGAAGTTGAGGAGCTTGCAGGAGACGTCCCCTCCATACCACTGCACCGTCACGTTCCACGCCGCATCCAGGGGCATCACTGCCACTGCCACCAGCAGGTCGGCCAGCGCCAGGCTGAGGATCAGCGGCCGCACGTGggatttcctcctcttcctcagcaggCTGCCGAGCACCGCCGCGTTGCTGCCCGCCGCCAGCAAGAAGAAGATGGCTGTGACAACCACACGGACCCTTGCCGCTTGCGTGAACCGGGGCTCGACCCAGTGCTCAGGGCAACCAGAGGCCGAGACGTTAGTGTCCCCTTCTGTAGCAGGGCAGCGGGGAGAGGTGGGGAGCTGCTCGTCACTCATCCCCTGCCAAAACACAAGAGGCAAAGTGAACCCCCTCCTAGGGGCTGTGTCGTGTGCTGCACCTTCAGTATAAGGAGAAATGGGGACATGAGGGGATTTGCACCAGAGGCACCAGCAGCAACCTGCCAGTCCCAGCCTGCCCCTGTCTGTCGCCTCCATGGTGCCCATTGC
This sequence is a window from Phalacrocorax carbo chromosome 7, bPhaCar2.1, whole genome shotgun sequence. Protein-coding genes within it:
- the LOC104045526 gene encoding gonadotropin-releasing hormone II receptor, with translation MSDEQLPTSPRCPATEGDTNVSASGCPEHWVEPRFTQAARVRVVVTAIFFLLAAGSNAAVLGSLLRKRRKSHVRPLILSLALADLLVAVAVMPLDAAWNVTVQWYGGDVSCKLLNFLKLFAMYAAALVLVVISLDRHAAVLHPFSRARRRNGLLLRAAWAGSVLLALPQLFLFHLHTVPGGNFTQCVTHGSFRAHWEETIYNMFTFTTLYITPLSVMIVCYIRIIWEISKQLKINKGLIRSQNDHISKARMKTLKMTIVIVATFIICWTPYYLLGLWYWFQPAMIQKMPEYVNHSFFLFGLLHTCTDPVIYGLYTPSFREDVRLCLRGIETAITRHERHKPISVSEKNIKDASINGGVASGGSNGTTVNTVC